In one Nicotiana tomentosiformis chromosome 6, ASM39032v3, whole genome shotgun sequence genomic region, the following are encoded:
- the LOC138894485 gene encoding uncharacterized protein, with protein sequence MVDFEIIAGIDLLSSCHATVDCHAKTVKFSFIGEDPIINRGEVGTPVGRFISYLKARKLVNNGCLAYIEYVRDIKVGSPVLESISIVKEFSDVFPDDLPGIPPDREIEFGIDTLLGTQQISIPPYRMAPQELNELKKQLQDILDKGFILPSVSPWGALVLFVKEKR encoded by the coding sequence atggtagactttgaaaTCATAGCTGGCATAGACTTGTTATCTTCTTGTCATGCTACAGTTGATTGCCACGCGAAGACGGTTAAATTCTCATTTATTGGGGAAGATCCAATTATAAATAGAGGTGAAGTGGGTACGCCTgtgggtaggtttatttcttaccttaaggctagaAAACTAGTGAACAACGGGTGTTTGGCATATATAGAATATGTGCGGGATATAAAAGTTGGCTCCCCGGTGCTTGAATCAATATCGATTGTGAAAGAGTTTTCAGATGTGTTCCCGGATGATCTCCCAGGGAtaccaccagatagggagattgagtttGGCATAGACACATTGCTAGGAACTCAACAAATCTCGATTCCTCCTTACAGAATGGCTCCACAAGAGCTAAATGAACTCAAAAAGCAGTTACAAGACATCttagataagggttttattctacctagtgtttcaccttggggtgctcttgtgTTGTTCGTGAAGGAAAAAAGATAG
- the LOC138894486 gene encoding uncharacterized protein codes for MDELRRQFEHLKHGTMSVTEYEMEFIKLAEYVPNLIPTEREKVRRFIESLNAHIEKDMTSHQDDKTYLQVVNIATRKEAFDKIAREARDNSKKTRTIGIYSGFSVGGKNMNHSAHIQSTAHLSPYPAPLRHDHKRHSGKCLLGQKCCFRCHDLGHIKRDRPSLGQAPGKTLTRQETSMGNSIVVPPPVRASNTQSGCGANRGVAQGGGRPTRFYAVLDRQNAEASNIVITCILSICGRLAYVLVDPCSTF; via the exons ATGGATGAGCTCCGACGTCAATTCGAACATCTTAAACATGGTACTATGTCAGTGACTGAATATGAGATGGAATTTATAAAATTGGCAGAGTATGTACCTAATTTGATACCGACAGAGAGAGAAAAAGTGAGAAGGTTCATTGAAAGCTTGAATGCACATATAGAAAAAGATATGACTTCACATCAGGATGACAAGACTTATCTTCAGGTTGTCAATATCGCTACGCGTAAGGAGGCTTTTGATAAAATCGCCAGGGAAGCTAGAGATAACAGCAAGAAGACTAGAACAATAGGTATTTATAGTGGATTTTCAGTTGGGGGTAAGAACATGAATCATTCAGCTCATATTCAATCAACGGCTCACTTATCTCCTTATCCAGCTCCACTCAGACATGACCA TAAAAGACATTCAGGGAAATGCCTTTTGGGTCAGAAATGTTGTTTCCGCTGCCATGATCTGGGTCATATTAAGAGAGACCGTCCATCGCTTGGACAAGCTCCGGGGAAAACTCTAACCAGACAGGAAACATCCATGGGTAATTCTATAGTTGTACCTCCTCCAGTTCGGGCATCTAATACTCAGAGTGGGTGTGGTGCCAATAGAGGTGTAGCTCAGGGAGGAGGCAGACCAACTAGATTCTATGCAGTTCTAGACAGGCAGAATGCTGAGGCGTCTAACATAGTTATTACATGTATTCTCTCGATTTGTGGTCGTCTTGCTTATGTATTAGTTGATCCTTGTTCAACTTTCTAA